The Fragaria vesca subsp. vesca linkage group LG2, FraVesHawaii_1.0, whole genome shotgun sequence genome includes a window with the following:
- the LOC101292479 gene encoding uncharacterized protein LOC101292479, with protein MAAKGKSSVDVQRNFQGFIAILTSAACEWFLIFLLLVDALLSYLLTKFAVYCDLQTPCIVCSRFEHITGKESSQLYEELLCSNHISKLASWIASQNYGKDDDNEDYFFPFTTRDYSNREMHMFSYGNSVSDIESSGLRRRVVGRSCVHSPVHSPVHSSVDVGQWSRCSSPWGRRGNPKGLELKSSGKKNPKPNIPLPRLPNRSRSNRDQDSSKKTRDKSPASATSRHSAKVGVDPLSHVGYSELNLFSDTDSESLFTDGDDGSNVSSASHEPKMECSRRASRYRPKAPPNGLKSRRHRNRSSKPKRSLSEPWPVFRKSSDVKYLGSDNEFEIGFRELNYQQSNQKSNPSALPELISLDDVFASPSVQEKDINGTGDFGFASFNKNVELLKSICANDGASDKNDPAVIKSNQSNVNAMSESEGSAREKDSSSITTEAPLIKPSPSNVDPVSKSQGCVQERDSSGITTDALISSNQNAMSESEGIGKERDSLGITTEALRSPYHSNLNAMSEKMKLLAQQDSSAREIKFSPKNTSSTVDGYLGEKQTTDASSSNANPMLHSSASVESGLESLDGGYVSEIEGESIVDRLKRQVEYDRKCIKELYRELEEERSAAAIAANQAMAMITKLQEEKAAFHMEALHYLRMMEEQAEFDVEALEKANDLLAEKEKEIQDLEAELEFSKLEFQDESMMENLNARTSDLVGGIEPVESTVVPGVNNDLTVTCNSMPTDLPIVSNQPPFSETTLLEFEDEKLYITNCLKSLERKLSEIYSRGASSKMLNGENQAESPRKEKSLLNDGKNQEETPRKERHELYGQLEENVLHGKKDLHMSNGRPAAREGQTDCDGGGDLECKEAINDSDFHGENNIMDPREMDMVILENEISDLNDRLEALETDHDFLEHMLYSLQNGAEGLRFVREIAHQLQELRKIGRGFR; from the exons ATGGCAGCAAAGGGGAAGTCATCAGTAGATGTGCAGAGGAATTTTCAGGGGTTTATAGCCATTCTAACATCTGCAGCATGTGAATGGTTTTTGATATTTCTTCTGTTAGTCGATGCACTGTTATCCTATCTGCTGACTAAGTTTGCGGTCTATTGTGATCTGCAAACTCCTTGCATCGTGTGCTCAAGGTTTGAACATATTACTGGCAAGGAAAGCTCTCAACTTTACGAGGAACTACTTTGCAGCAACCACATATCAAAGCTCGCATCTTGGATAGCTAGTCAAAATTATGGTAAGGATGATGACAATGAAGATTACTTCTTTCCTTTCACCACAAGGGACTACTCCAACCGAGAAATGCATATGTTTTCATATGGTAATTCGGTATCAGATATTGAAAGTTCTGGTCTTCGGAGGCGTGTGGTTGGCAGAAGTTGTGTTCATAGTCCTGTTCATAGCCCTGTTCATAGTTCTGTGGATGTAGGTCAATGGTCTCGTTGCTCTAGCCCTTGGGGACGTAGAGGAAATCCTAAAGGACTAGAACTCAAATCATCTGGGAAAAAAAATCCCAAGCCTAATATTCCTTTGCCACGTTTGCCAAACCGTAGCCGTTCAAATCGAGACCAGGATAGTTCAAAGAAGACCAGGGATAAGTCTCCGGCGTCAGCTACTAGTCGTCATTCTGCAAAAGTAGGAGTTGATCCCTTGTCACATGTAGGATACAGTGAATTGAATCTCTTTTCTGATACTGACTCAGAGTCTCTTTTTACTGATGGGGATGATGGAAGCAATGTATCCAGTGCAAGTCATGAGCCTAAGATGGAATGTTCCAGACGTGCTTCACGGTATCGGCCTAAAGCACCACCAAATGGTTTGAAGTCAAGAAGGCATAGAAATCGGTCCTCCAAACCCAAGCGGTCACTTTCAGAACCTTGGCCTGTTTTTAGGAAATCCTCTGATGTAAAATATTTGGGTTCTGATAATGAATTTGAGATTGGCTTCCGTGAGCTTAACTATCAGCAATCCAATCAGAAGTCCAACCCTTCTGCATTACCTGAGCTTATTTCACTGGATGACGTCTTTGCGTCACCCAGTGTACAAGAAAAGG ATATTAATGGGACAGGCGACTTTGGATTTGCATCTTTCAATAAGAATGTCGAACTTTTGAAGTCTATTTGTGCAAATGACGGAGCATCTGATAAAAATGATCCAGCTGTTATAAAATCAAACCAAAGTAATGTAAATGCCATGTCTGAGTCCGAGGGAAGTGCTAGGGAAAAGGATTCATCTAGTATTACTACAGAAGCTCCTCTTATAAAACCAAGCCCTAGTAATGTAGATCCTGTGTCCAAGTCACAGGGATGTGTTCAGGAACGAGATTCATCAGGTATTACTACAGACGCACTTATAAGTTCAAACCAAAATGCTATGTCTGAGTCAGAAGGAATTGGCAAAGAAAGAGATTCATTGGGTATTACTACAGAAGCACTTAGAAGCCCATACCACAGTAACTTAAATGCTATGTCTGAGAAAATGAAACTGTTAGCTCAACAGGACTCTTCTGCTCGGGAGATTAAGTTCTCACCAAAGAATACAAGTTCGACAGTAGATGGTTATCTGGGTGAAAAACAGACTACTGATGCTTCAAGCTCTAATGCAAACCCGATGCTTCACTCGTCAGCATCAGTAGAATCGGGTCTTGAATCGCTGGATGGAGGCTATGTCAGTGAAATTGAAGGTGAAAGTATAGTTGATCGGTTAAAACGACAGGTTGAGTATGACAGGAAATGCATAAAGGAGCTGTACAGGGAATTGGAAGAAGAAAGAAGTGCAGCTGCAATTGCTGCAAATCAGGCAATGGCCATGATCACTAAGCTCCAAGAAGAGAAAGCTGCATTCCATATGGAGGCCCTTCACTACTTAAGAATGATGGAAGAGCAGGCTGAGTTTGATGTGGAGGCACTGGAGAAAGCCAATGATCTCCTGGCTGAAAAGGAGAAAGAGATACAGGACTTGGAAGCAGAGCTAGAGTTTTCTAAGTTAGAATTCCAAGATGAATCAATGATGGAGAATCTAAATGCCAGAACTTCGGATTTAGTGGGTGGGATTGAACCGGTGGAGAGTACTGTTGTGCCTGGTGTGAATAACGATCTCACTGTTACTTGCAACTCAATGCCTACTGACCTACCGATAGTCAGTAACCAACCTCCTTTTTCTGAAACTACTCTTCTAGAGTTTGAAGATGAAAAACTGTACATTACAAATTGTTTGAAGAGCTTGGAGAGGAAGCTTTCAGAAATTTACAGTAGGGGGGCTTCCTCCAAAATGCTTAATGGTGAAAATCAAGCAGAGTCTCCTAGAAAAGAGAAGAGTCTATTAAATGATGGAAAGAATCAAGAAGAGACTCCTAGGAAAGAGAGGCATGAATTATATGGTCAGCTTGAAGAGAATGTTCTGCATGGGAAAAAAGATTTACATATGTCTAACGGAAGACCTGCTGCTCGAGAAGGGCAAACTGATTGTGATGGTGGTGGTGATTTAGAATGTAAAGAAGCCATTAATGATTCTGATTTCCATGGGGAAAATAATATCATGGATCCTAGAGAAATGGATATGGTTATTCTGGAAAATGAAATCTCAGACCTTAATGATAGGTTGGAGGCACTTGAGACTGATCATGATTTTCTTGAGCACATGCTCTACTCTCTTCAAAATGGAGCGGAAGGACTACGATTTGTTCGAGAGATAGCTCATCAGCTGCAAGAGTTGCGGAAGATAGGGAGGGGTTTCAGATGA